GAGCTTCGTGGACGTTACTCTTTGTGAAGGCAGGCCCCTGGTGGATGCTGTTTCGTACTTGGTACCTGGGTGATGTGTTGGGGATGGCGATCATCGCGCCACTAGTCTTCATCTTGCAGCGGCCAGGCTTCTTTACGATGCTGCGAAGTCAGGAACTGCCGAGAACACTGTTATTACTGATGGTTCCGGCGGCCGCGACAGCGCTGGTGTTCAGCCACAGCAAAGACCCGCTCATCTTCTTTATCTTTCCCGCGCTGTTGCTGGTGGTGTTCCGGTTGGGTTTCCCGGGCACGGTGCTCGCCGTGTTTGTAATTGCACTGATCTCGATCTGGTTCACTGTCACTGGACACGGGCCGTTGATGCTGATTACTGGTACAAATCTGCTCCACAAGATTGTGATTGAGCAAATCTTCCTTGCCGTGGCCCTCTTCACCTTCTTTCCAGTGGCGGCTCTACTCGAGGAGCGCAAAGCGCTCGAGATTTCGTTGCAGAAGAGCGAACTGCGATACCGCGAACTGGCCAATGCGGATTCCCTGACCGGTCTTGCCAACCGGCGGGCCTTTGATGAAAGGCTCGAGGAGGCATGGCACCGGGCTATGCGCGATCAGCAACCGCTGTCGCTGCTGCTGATCGATGTGGATCTTTTCAAAGCGTATAACGACCTCTATGGACATGTTGGCGGGGATGAATGTCTGCGCTGCATCGCGAAGGTGATTGCAAGTGCGTTACAAGGTAAAGCCGAGATCGCAGCGCGTTTTGGGGGCGAAGAGTTTGCCGTGATCCTGCCGAACACGACGATCGAAGTTGCGGTGCGAGTGGCGGAAAACGTCCGCGAGGCTGTCGCATCCTTGAAGGTGCCGCACTCGGGCAACCAGCTTGGAATCCAAACCATCAGCGTGGGTGTGGCGGCGGAGGTACCGAACCGGAACACTGCGGTGATATCTTTACTAACAGCCTCCGATCACGCGTTATATCGTGCCAAGTATCTGGGACGAAACCGAGTAGAGTCGACGACGGCAGTGAAATCGAGAACCGAGATGTCCACTGCGGATTCGACGGCCTGACAATGCGGGTCCGCCATCTCGTATTTGCCAACGGCAATGGGTTAGGAAGAATGTATCTTGACGGGACGATGAGACAACTTCTTTGGCTGACAGTTGGTTGTTTCTGTGCGCTCCTTGGAGTCGGGTGCGCCTCAAACTCGGCTACGGCTG
This Tunturibacter gelidoferens DNA region includes the following protein-coding sequences:
- a CDS encoding sensor domain-containing diguanylate cyclase, translated to MDISKSVGEASLDVELAHCAAPEVTDTHSRSGPIHWRHLIATFFILLLFSWLGIVLSRQSDGVATIWFTNGLLFALVVTRPKKTWIPYFIAGFLADTLADVIYGDPLRLAIGVSVANSVEVITSSVLLTRWFGNPLQLTKRLPLLGFLGVAVVAATALTSALGASWTLLFVKAGPWWMLFRTWYLGDVLGMAIIAPLVFILQRPGFFTMLRSQELPRTLLLLMVPAAATALVFSHSKDPLIFFIFPALLLVVFRLGFPGTVLAVFVIALISIWFTVTGHGPLMLITGTNLLHKIVIEQIFLAVALFTFFPVAALLEERKALEISLQKSELRYRELANADSLTGLANRRAFDERLEEAWHRAMRDQQPLSLLLIDVDLFKAYNDLYGHVGGDECLRCIAKVIASALQGKAEIAARFGGEEFAVILPNTTIEVAVRVAENVREAVASLKVPHSGNQLGIQTISVGVAAEVPNRNTAVISLLTASDHALYRAKYLGRNRVESTTAVKSRTEMSTADSTA